From Aegilops tauschii subsp. strangulata cultivar AL8/78 chromosome 5, Aet v6.0, whole genome shotgun sequence:
ATCTATATATACATGGCGCAATGCGATCGCCAAAGCCCCGCTTCTCTTTCGTCGGCTGCTGACAAACACTGCTCCGTCCTGCACGTTCCGATCGGCGGCGACTCGACTGCCATCTCCCCAGTCGCCGACAGTCCAGCCCTCGCTGCGTGTGGCCAATGCTGCTCCAGCCGATGAACAACCTGCGACAAGCCGCCGTCCCGGCCGTTCATCCCGTCTCTTGGGTCATGGGCGCCCGACGAGAAAACATGGGGCTCAAGTGCGCGGATCCCTACGAGCCTGATGTCGACGCCGACCTCCGGGCCAAGGAGAGGAACCCCAGGGAGCACCCCGACGCCGACTACATGTCCAAGATGCAGCAGGGCCACCTGAGCCCGTCCATGCGCGCCGAGCTCGTGCTCTGGATGGACGCGTTCGCCCGgaacctcggtggcctcccggaGGGCATGCTCTGCCGCGCCGTCGCCTACCTCGACCGCGTCCTGTCCGTGCGCCCCGTTCCGGCCCACGACGAGGCGCTCCAACTcgtggccgccgccgccgtctccctcggCGCCAAGCACGAGCAGTCCTCCAGCGGGCGGAGGCTCGACGCCCAACTCGTCGAGGCGTTCCTGGGGACCACCGTGCACATGGTGGAGGAGATGGAGTGGGAGCTCTTCATGGATCTCGGCTGCGCCATGGACGGCCCGACCGCGTACACCTTCGTCGACCACTTCACGAGGTTCTTCCAGTGGGAGAATGAGCTCTTGGTGAGGTCCCTGGCGCTTCGGCTGGTCAACCTGACGTTGCCATTTTTCGGGTTCGTTGGACGGATCCTGCCGTCGGCCATGGCTGCATCGGCGCTGTTCCTCGCCAGGCAGATCCTCGGCGTGCCGTTGAGCCACGATCTGGAGGAGGTGATGGGGTACAAGGCGGTGGAGTTGACGGGTTGCATATGCGCCTTAGAGAAGCTGCTTCCCAAGAAAAATCTCTAATCTGTAAATGACGTGCAACAAGACCATGGAGTAGATGGACTGTGTATGCGATGCGCCTTTGCAGATGTCGTTATTTGTAGACCCTAATCCAGACAATGTAATTCGATGCGATTGATGCATGTATCATGGATGAACAAAATCCGTATTCTTTATGGGGATGTGTATAGGAATTTAATTAGTTACACGATAGAACTCAAAATTAAGTCGGACCTCTCTTGTCATTCATTCTACTACATGTGCAATATGGTTCCCAAATTTTTGATAAGTGTAAGATATGGCATGGGCTGTTCTTCAGTTATTCTGTCTATGAGAGAGGTTGTTCATGAGTTGCGTATTAATCAGCATATTGTATTGTGATATTATGTATACAATTACTAACAGATATAATATGGTATATGGGTGAATTTCTGAATCTTTTTCAGGACAGAGGCAATACAAAATAGTTACATGATGTAATTCAATGCGATCGATGCATGTACTACTGCTGTATCATGCATGAACAAAAACCATATTCTTTATAGGGCTGTGTATAGGAATTTAATTAACCCGCAAAAAAAGTATAGAAATTTAATTAGTTACACTATGAAACTCAAAATTAAGTCCAACCTCCGTTGTCATTTTGCTGCATGTGCGATACGGGTTCCAAATTTTTGATAACTAAGATGGCTTGGCCTGTTCTTGAGTGCTTTTGTCTTCATTTTTTTGTGGAAGTAGCTAATCCGAGCCTCTATACACCTGTGGAAGCGCTCGTGTACAGTGACTGGACGGGTTTTAAATAATAGCATTTGCAACCATAATTTATATTTTTAGTACTTAATCCATGCAAACACATGCACGTTGATTATTTTGGCCAAACATAGTTGTGTGCACACGAATACAAATTATTCGTACTTAATAATACAAAATCTAAACATAGTTCaaacataaatattattcatagtcCATAATTGATAAATTAAAAAGCAAAGTTCACTGATTTTCATTGTGGACCCACATGTGCCCCACAAGATGATTCAGAAATTGCATATACAGCTGTTGATCTCGCAGTTGTCGATGCATCTCCAGAAAGTTGGCAATGCTCGTTGCCTCTTGTTCCGGGAGGCAGACCTGAACACTGGGCTTCTCGAAATCATGTGTGCGCGCCGTCCCTTCACCCTCATCCTCGAgaatcatgttgtgcaagattaCACAACATGTCATGAGCTACCAAAGTGTCTCCGCTTCCCACATCATCACAGCTCCACGAATAATACCCAGCGAGCTTGGAGCACTCCAAATGTTCTCTTCACATCCTTCCTAGCTGCCTCTTGCGTTGTTGCAAAGCGGGATTGTTTGTTGCCTTGGGGATCAGATGAGGTCTTCACAAACATCCCCACTAAGAATAGATATCATCGGCAAGATAATACCCCATGTTGTAGTTTTGCTCATTGACGGCATAGTTGCATGGTCGAGCTTTCCCATCAAAGAGTATCTTGAACAAAGGAGATCGTTGGAGCACTCCAAATGTCCTCTGCACATCCTTCCTAGCCGCCTCTTGCGTTGTTGTAAAGCGGGATTATTTGTTTCCTTGGAGATCATATATGGTCTTCACAAACGTCACCCACTAAGAATAGATATCATCAGCAAGATAATACCTCATATTGTAGTTGTGCTTGTTGACAGCATAGTTGCACGGTGGAGCTTCCCCATCAAAGAGTGCCTTGAACAAAGAAGATCGTTGGAGCACATTGATATCATTGCACGAACCTGGTGTGCCATAGAAAGCATGCTAAATCCACAAGTCCTGCAGTGACACTACTTCAAGTTTGATGGTGGATTCTTTGACGTGACCTTGATAATGCCCACACAAATCCTTTGGACAGTTCTTCCATTGCCAGTGCATGCAATCAACTGAACCTAACATATCTGGGAATCCCCTTGGTACTTCAATTGCCAACAATTTTTCTATGTCCTCCACAGTTGGATCTCTCAGATATTCTGGTTCGAACACCTTCACCATAGTCCGTGCAAATTGCACCGTGGTGTCAGGACCGTGGTCTCTCCCATCTGAACTTTTGCATCAACTGCATCAGCTGCTTTATGAGAAGTAAGCATCCTCAGAGCAACTGTGCATTTCTGCAGAGGAGAGAAGGAAAGTTTTCTGCAACAACCCTTCCTCAGCTTGAAGTTGTCACCAGCCTTCTCCACACCTccctcactagtagaaaagagggctttggttcaggccgggtcagcccattagtcccggttcagtccagaaccgggaccaatcGGGGGacctggtcccggttcgtgaggccaggggcctgccgggcctcgtgggggcattggtcccggttcgtctggcccctttggtcccggttggtgggacgaaccgggaccaatgggcctcgctcctggcccaccaccattggtcccggttggtggcttgaaccgggaccacatgctgccctttagtcccggttcatgccacgaaccgggaccaatgaggtgcctatatatacccctcgcccgcgggcagagcactccagtgctctgtttttctctggccggcgaggggagggctttgtggtgctctagctcacctcctatgcacatgaggtgttcgatgaaatgcccaagccacactagttaagctttctcctctcgaagctcgacctcaaagctccattttcctcgagatttgtctaggtttagcggcccgtcacgtcccattcccgtcttcaccgccgtcgatcgcccgcgccgatctcgtcgccggcaccaccgtggtgagtctcttgttcttatcttctttctgaaagaaaaaattcttactttagatagatacttgtctaattttcttactattgtattgcttgttattatatagtgcgatggttttggtatccgcccccgtcggccctcgtcctgtctatgattcggatgtggtatatattatctttataactattggttcatttattgtttatgaaaattatgccgaccaacgtgacatagattttatttatctaggaggtaagtgaaccggaaattccaaccgaccctgttgtcgagaggttaaatttagttgaagaagaaaacaatttcttgaaggaaaaaataaaaaaaatttaggaggagaagatgatattggagttgcatgttgcggatgtcgtcgatgatcacaagatcaagatggatgcaatgcgcttgaagattagaaagattagaaaatatgccattcataccgaggcttggtatcattatgccgttggatcaattattaccttggttgcgattatgatcgcatttgtttttgcattgaaatgttttacatagtttcaatgtatggtttaattaattagatgatctggagagctatatgttgttagatgagaactatgtatgtactttggttttaatgtgatgatgaacttctattaatttggtcacttaattatctattcatgatgttctgtaatggtttttgacacacttaattgtatataatgcacgcagatgaaccggcaatggatgtacggtgacagacacacctccgagtaaattaagggcgtgcatgattttctcgaagtggctgaggcaaacaagcagaatggttttatgtgttgtccatgccctaaatgtgggaatacgaagtcttactatgaccgaaaaatccttcacacccacctgctttacaagggtttcatgccacactataatgtttggacgaggcacggagaaatagggtttatgatggaagacaacgaagaagaagaggacgatgacaactatgtgccccctgaatacggtgatgctgcaacgggggaagctgctgaagatcaagaggaaccagacgatgtgcccaatgatgctgcaacgggggaagctgctgaagatcaagaggaaccagtgcccgatgatgatgatctccgtcgggtcattgtcgatgcaaggacgcaatgcgaaagtcaaaaggagaagctgaagttcgatcgcatgttagaggatcacaaaaaagggttgtaccccaattgcgaagatggcaacacaaagctcggtaccgtactggaattgctgcagtggaaggcagagaatgctgtgcctgacaaaggatttgagaagctattgaaaatattgaagaagaagcttccaaaggataacgaattgcccgacagtacatacacagcaaagaaggtcgtatgccctctaggattggaggtgcagaagatacatgcatgctctaatgactgcatcctctaccgcggtgcgtacaaggatctgaacgcatgcccggtatgcggtgcattgcggtataagatcagacgagatgaccctggtgatgttgacggcgagccccccaggaagagggttcccgcgaaggtgatgtggtatgctcctataataccacggttgaaacgtctgttcagaaacaaagagcatgccaagttgatgcgatggcacagtgaggaccgtaagaaagacgggaagttgagagcacccgctgacgggtcgcagtggagaaaaatcgagagaaagtaccgggctgagtttgcagctgacccaaggaacgtatggtttggtttaagcgcggatggcattaatcctttcggggagcagagcagcaatcacaacacctggcccgtgactctatgtatgtataaccttcctccttggatgtgcatgaagcggaagttcattatgattccagttctcatccaaggccctaagcaacccggcaacgacattgatgtgtacctaaggccattagttgaagaacttttacagctgtggaatggaaatggtgtacgtacgtgggatgagcacaaacaggaggaatttaacctgcacgcgttgctgtttgtaaccatcaacaattggcccgctctcagtaacctttcaggatagacaaacaagggataccacgcatgcacgcactgtttagatgacactgaaagtatatgcctggacaaatgcaggaagaatgtgtacctgggccatcgtcgatttcttccgaccaaccatcaatgtcgaaagaaaggcaagcatttcaatggcgaggcagatcaccggaagaagcccgccatgcgtaccggtgatctcgtacttgctatggtcaatgatttacacgtaatctttggaaagggtcccggcggactagctgttccgaatgacgctgagggacacgcacccatgtggaagaagaaatctatattttgggacctaccctactggaaagacctagaggtccgctcttcaatcaatgtgatgcacgtgacgaagaacctttgcgtgaacctgctaggcttcttgggcgtgtatgggaagacaaaagatacacctgaggcacgggaggacctgcaacgtttgcacgaaaagacggcatgcctccgaagcagtatgaaggtcctgccagctacgctcttacgaaagaagagaaagaaatcttctttgaatgcatgctcagtatgaaggtcccgactggcttctcgtcgaatataaagggaataataaatatgccagagaaaaagttccagaacctaaagtctcatgactaccacatgattatgacgcaactgcttccggttgcattgagggggcttctaccggaaaacgtccgattagccattgtgaagctatgtgcattcctcaatgcaatctctcagaaggtgatagatctagaaatcataccaaggctaaggagtgatgtggcacaatgtcttgtcagtttcgagctggtgttcccaccatccttcttcaatatcatgacgcacgtcctagttcatctagtcgacgagattgtcattctggggcccgtatttctacacaatatgttcccctttgagaggttcatgggagtcctaaagaaatatgtccgtaaccacgctaggccagaaggaagcatctccatgggccatcaaacagaggatgtcattgggttttgtgttgacttcattcctggccttaagaagataggtctccctaaatcgcggtatgaggggagactgactggaaaaggcacgctaggagcggactcaataatatgcagggacaggcattcttggtctcaagcacactacacagttctacagaactctaccttggtgaccccgtatgtcgatgaacacaagaacagtctgcgctccaaacacccggagcagtgcgacgactggattacatgtgaacacatcaggactttcagcagttggttggaaacacgtctcagaggtgacaacactgtttgtgatgagctgtactcgttgtccatgggaccatctttgactgtattgacttacaaaggatacgagataaatgggaatacattttacacgatcgcccaagatcaaaagagcaccaaccaaaacagcggtgtctgctttgatgcagcaaccgagaggggaaaggacacatattatggttacatagtggacatatgggaacttgactacggacatgattttaaggtccctttgtttaagtgcaaatgagtcaatctgtcaggaggcggggtacaggtagacccacagtacggaatgacaacagtggatctgaaaaatcttgggtacactgacgaaccgttcgtcctagccaatgatgtggcacaggttatctatgtgaaggacatgtctaccaaaccgagaaaaagaaaagataaggaagcgaatacatcatacgatgagccaaagcgccacatagttctttcaggaaaaagggacatcgtgggagtggagggcaagacagacatgtctaaagattatgaaaagtttcatgaaatttctcccttcaaagtcaaggctgacccaagcatcctgataaacgatgaagattatccatggttacgacgcaataagcaaatgacacaagcgaagaaaaagtgaagactttctcccgcaactattatgccatgccaactttgtaacagacgagtatgataccattgtccgttttgtacacaaactgcatccagtttttaccgtaaccctctcaactttcttgcacatgctatgtggatgaaatgatgataccatgccaactttcaaccttttcagagttcatttgaaatgcttttcaatttcagggtcttagctcaaaataatcagtaaatgcatgaaaaatggtgcatgaaaaataacaaataaaataaataagtaattagaaacaaaataatataaactttaataaaatatataagtacaaactaaataaaataaactataataacataaataaaatttatgaaactaaaattatcaaagtattttctgttcaaaacattataagcaacctctagtattattgaaactaaaattattgaagtattttctgttcaaaatcattgaaagcaaaaagaattttcataaagaactttaatagcaaaaaacattatcataaagtaaaataaataagtaattagaaacaaaataaaataaaataaataagttttttgtgtAAGTAGAAacacaacaaaataaataaagcaaaaaagaaaacaggcaaaaaataaaaaaaagggcaccttctgggccaccacggcctgaatacgactagaaacccatcgatggtccaggattcaggcccgcagaaggcccagtaggcccatcaggcataacAGTGaaaattaggcccgtaagcctgcaatggagaggagctcgagaggggagcggcagtggggcttataaaccactgcgcgcccctctcaactagtgAGATGGGACTAAACattcgacgcgggcgcagcagcacaaggcctttggtcccggttggtggcaccaaccgggactaaagggtgtctttggtcccggttggtgctatgATCCGGGACCAAAGGCCTGGGTATATAAGTAGCACTTAGGAAAATTTGACGAACTCATCGCCAGTTGCCCCGACGATGCCGAGcccatcgacgccgccaggctgcccagaTCGACGCTGtccgctgccccgacgccgcccgctgCCCAGACGCCGTTCGCGCGCCACCCCGACGCCGTCCgcgcgccgccccgacgccgcccctgccccgtcgccgccaggctgccccgacgccgcccaccgcccccgccgacgccatcgtcgtcgcccgcgcccgtcgtcgccgtcgccgtcgcccgcgcccgtcgtcgccgtcgctcCGGGGAAGCACCACGCCGGCTCCCGCGACCCGTTCATCCCCGAGGTCGTTCGTCCGCCGCCGCACCGATTCCGGCCGGCGACCTCGACCCATCCCCGCGCTGTGAGCCCCTgcctcctcccctttccttctcattGCCGTCCCCGCACGCCATCCGTAAGCACGCGCCACCGCCAACcatcgtcgccgtcgccgaccaccggcctatttttcattttttttgttacgatgtatgtatgtatgtatgttcactgTATAATGCTCTGTATATGCtcatttaagaaaatgttcatatgTAACATTTAAGAAAAAGAAGtaaatgtatgtatgttcatatgcaaagaattatttttggatgaaatgagatgtgttttgtgttggagaagaaaagaggaagaaggaagaaggaagaagaaggaaaagagcgtcgagggggggggggtcgatataccccctccccgataacatttttttccatatatatatgcaaaagttacatttttagaaaagttttatatatctagctaggaaaggaagaagaagaaaaagaatgagaggaaaaaggaaaataagaagaggaagaaaggagaacaagaggagaggaagaagaggagaaataaataagaagaagaaaaaagaaaaaaaagaagaggagaagaagaaaggaatagaggagaagaagagaaaatagaatattctatttCGATAATTCATCCTGGAGCCCGGGCTCAGCTGCTCCCGGCCagtaaaaaattcaaaacaaatactagaaaaattcagcAATTTTTTTTGTGcggtagataatttgatgcgtgaggtccgcaccaaatttcaactcatttggatatttGAGTAGGtctcggcaaaaaagacaaatcaggTCAAAACAGTTCATGAACAGTAAACTTTTTTACAGACCccgattttgtcttttttgcacagaCTTGCTCAAATGTCCAAACGAGTTGAATTTTTCAGCGAACCTCACGCATCTAATTATCTACCACACAAAAAAAAttggatttttttgatttttttgtatttgttttgattttttccGTGAGCGTGGGTGCAGCTGAGTCCGGGTGCAGATTCGCCGCACtcattctattttctcttcttctcctttattcatttcttcttctcctcttttttttcttcttttttttcttcaatcttctcctctattaatatcttcttctcctctttttatttcttcttcgtcttcttattttttatcggatatgtcgttgtcgatataccccgtgtcccgataacttcaacacgaggggggggggggttcgacctaccccctccccgataacattattttcccatgtatgtatgtcgtctttgtcgatataaccccctcccggataacttcgaccgtgataacttataccacgggagcaccccccggccctctcgctcgaccaaaactctcgaggacacccaaaccctagaaaaaaacgatgtcggtctcctaccccctcccgccgcgcccctacccttgaagcgttgccgaggccaccccaaacccggaataagctaggtctatgtttgcactaatatatccacctgctgtcatgtttgtgtaataatcgccatgttgtaatatttgcagaaacaatggagcacggacgagacgaggaagcagaagaggtgttgggggacataatcgtagccggaggtgatgtcttgtcgtatcttaacgacaatgatggtctggaagaacagggtgaagaatcAGACTatggtgatcgaagagtggaggaggaaagacatgattatgatggctccggtgacccaatgctggtgcaagaaggagcccgtggtgacggctccggtgaccgaacagagtccggccatgtaaatatattagttaagcctgtgctgactagctaattgatgcattcattgttttggtatgtacacatattaattaactctcgtctttcttctttttcctagccctccggatcgagcacaacttcggtaaagagacgaggcccgaagagaaagttgcgctcagatgaaaggtttgagatcacagcaatcgcgcgcgacggccaaccgattgaacccatccggacaaaggaagcatttgctgctcagtgcggggttcttgttagggacaagatcccgatcagcatccaccaatggtataagcctaagaaggaagaccctgaggtgtcttatgtcaatgatatgcagaaagatgatctttggactgagctgaaggcaaatttc
This genomic window contains:
- the LOC109749107 gene encoding putative cyclin-F1-1, with protein sequence MLLQPMNNLRQAAVPAVHPVSWVMGARRENMGLKCADPYEPDVDADLRAKERNPREHPDADYMSKMQQGHLSPSMRAELVLWMDAFARNLGGLPEGMLCRAVAYLDRVLSVRPVPAHDEALQLVAAAAVSLGAKHEQSSSGRRLDAQLVEAFLGTTVHMVEEMEWELFMDLGCAMDGPTAYTFVDHFTRFFQWENELLVRSLALRLVNLTLPFFGFVGRILPSAMAASALFLARQILGVPLSHDLEEVMGYKAVELTGCICALEKLLPKKNL